From the Thermus brockianus genome, the window CTGGCTTGACGCCAGGCCCCCTTTCTTTTACACTCCAGGGTGGCACCCCGGGCGCATTGGCGCCCAGGCCCAAGACAGCGGGGGGCTTCAGGCCTTAAACATCCCGCCGAGGCGCTTGAGGGGGAGCGTTTCGTAAAGCCCGAAAACCGGTTGGGGTTCCCCTGCCCCAAAAGGGAGGAAGGCGTGCCAAACAAGCGCAACGTTGAGCTTCTTGCCGCCCTCAAGGAAAACCTTGAGCAGGCGAAAGGCTCCTTCTTCCTCGTGAACTACCAGGGGCTTTCCGCCAAGGAAACCCACGCCCTGCGCCAGGCGCTTAAGGAGAAGGGGGCACGGCTCTTCGTGGCCAAGAACACCCTGATCCGCATCGCCTTGGAGGAGCTTGGCCTACCCAAACTGGATGGGCTTCAGGGGCCGAGCGCCGTGGTCTTCTACCAGGACCCGGTGGCGGCGGCCAAGGCCCTGGTGGAGTTCTCCAAGAAGAACCCCAAGGGCATTCCCGAGGCGAAGGGCGGCCTTCTGCAGGGCCAGGTGCTTTCGGCCAAGGACGTGGCGGCCCTGGCGGAGCTTCCCACCATGGACGAGCTCCGGGCGGAACTGGTGGGCGTCCTGCAGGCGCCCATGGCCGAGCTCGTGGGCGTCCTGGGGGGCGTGGCCCGGGAACTGGTAGGCATCTTGGAAGCGTACGCGGAGAAGAAGGCGGCGTAGGAGGTGGAAGATGGCTTTGGACATTGAACGCATCAAGGAAGAGCTTTCCCAGGCGACGGTTTTGGAACTCAAGCAGCTCATTGACGTCCTCAAGGAGGCTTGGGGCGTGACCGCTGCGGCCCCCGTGGCCGTGGCCGCGGCCCCCGCCCAGGCGGCGGCCGCTGCCCCCGCCGAGGAGAAGACCGAGTTTGACGTGATCCTCAAGGACGCCGGGGCCAAGAAGCTGGAGGTCATCAAGGAGCTTCGTGCCATCACCGGCTTGGGCCTCAAGGAGGCCAAGGACCTGGCGGAGAAGGGCGGCCCCATCAAGGAGGGCATCCCCAAGGCCGAGGCGGAGGAGATCAAGAAGAAGCTCGAGGCCGTGGGCGCGGTGGTGGAGCTGAAGTAAGCCCCCGCCCCACGGGGTGCCCCCCAGGCCCAAAGGGCCTGGGGTTTTCCCTTTAGGATGGGGGGCATGGAACCTCCCCGGGTGGTGGTGGGGATTTCGGGGGCGAGCGGGATGCCCTACGCCTTGGACCTCCTGGAAGCCCTCCAGGGCCTTGCTGAGGTGCACCTGGTGCTCTCCCAGGGGGCCAAGCGGGTGCTTTGGGAGGAGATGGGCCTAAGCCCCAAGGACCTTTACCCCTTGGCAAGCCGGGTGTACAAGGACGGGGACCTGGGCGCCCCCATCGCCTCGGGTTCCTTCCCCACCCGGGGGATGGTGGTGGTGCCCTGCTCTGCCACCACCCTGGCCAAGGTGGCCTGGGGCCTCGCCGATACCCTCCTCACCCGTGCGGCCTATGTTCACCTTAAGGAACGGAGGCCCCTCATCCTGGTGCCCCGGGAAACCCCCCTGCCCCTGCCCACCCTAAGGGCCATGGTCCAGGCGGCCGAGGCGGGGGCGGTGGTGCTTCCGGCAAGCCCCGGCTTCTACCACCGGCCCAAGGAGGTCAAGGACCTTCTGGGCTTCATCACCCAGCGCATCCTGGACCACCTGGGCCTGAAGGCCGAGCGCGCCCCCCGCTGGGGCGAAACCTGACGTTTTTTTACCTCCTTGCGGTGATACGATAGGGGCGATGACCCTTACCCAGGAGCAGCGGCTCGTCTTGGACACGGTGCGCAAGGTGGCCAAGGGGGTGCTTTACCCCCTGGCCCCGGAGTACGACAAGGAGGGGAAGTACCCCTGGCCGCAACTTAAGGCCCTGGCGGAGCTGGGCCTCCTCGGCATGACCACCCCGGAGGCCTGGGGC encodes:
- the rplJ gene encoding 50S ribosomal protein L10, which gives rise to MPNKRNVELLAALKENLEQAKGSFFLVNYQGLSAKETHALRQALKEKGARLFVAKNTLIRIALEELGLPKLDGLQGPSAVVFYQDPVAAAKALVEFSKKNPKGIPEAKGGLLQGQVLSAKDVAALAELPTMDELRAELVGVLQAPMAELVGVLGGVARELVGILEAYAEKKAA
- the rplL gene encoding 50S ribosomal protein L7/L12 — protein: MALDIERIKEELSQATVLELKQLIDVLKEAWGVTAAAPVAVAAAPAQAAAAAPAEEKTEFDVILKDAGAKKLEVIKELRAITGLGLKEAKDLAEKGGPIKEGIPKAEAEEIKKKLEAVGAVVELK
- a CDS encoding UbiX family flavin prenyltransferase, with protein sequence MEPPRVVVGISGASGMPYALDLLEALQGLAEVHLVLSQGAKRVLWEEMGLSPKDLYPLASRVYKDGDLGAPIASGSFPTRGMVVVPCSATTLAKVAWGLADTLLTRAAYVHLKERRPLILVPRETPLPLPTLRAMVQAAEAGAVVLPASPGFYHRPKEVKDLLGFITQRILDHLGLKAERAPRWGET